GACGGATTTGTACCGCCAGAAACCTGACCAGACCTATGCGGTGGTGCTTTTCAGGATCGATGATCTGGAAGAGATAATTGAGAAGCTAGGACATACCGCAGCCCAGGCCTTGATCAGATCTCTGGGCTCTTACATCAACAAGCACTTCGGGACTGTAGGTGGGTTCTCCACACGCTACAGCATCAATGAGTACACCACTATTCTCCCTTATTCCGATGTGGATGAAGCCGAAAAGATATTGCAGGACTTTGCCAGTGATTTTCAGGCTCGGGGTCTGGCAGCTGTGGAAAGTGTAATCAAAGAGGAAAAACGGCCGGCTGAGCGTGTTGACTTCACTGTCTATGCTGGAATAGGTCAGGGCAAAGCCCAGGTAGAGCTCGAGTCTGTCATTGAATTCGCCAAGTTTCAGGAGAAGGAAATTGCCAGATTTTCCTGCGCAGTTGGAGGGAGTGAATGATGAGGAAGTACGCAATGGAAACCACGGTCGGCATCTTTGTGGCCATCGGCCTGCTCTGCGTGGCATATATGACGGTAAAACTTGGTGATGTGGAGTTGGTCGGCAGCAATACCTATCCACTTATCGCCAAATTTACTTCTGTGTCCGGCTTGAGAGTAGGCAGTGCCGTGGATATGTTCGGCATCCAGATTGGCAAGGTGGAGAAGCTCGCCTTGGACCAGGATGACGCCATGGCTGTAGTGGAACTGAGCATACAAAAGGGCATTGAAATTTACGATGATGCTATTGCGGCAATCAAAACAGAGGGTCTTATTGGCGACAGGTACGTAGGCATTGATCCGGGTGGCGCAGGAGAACTGCTGAAGCCGGGCGATGCCATTGCCCAGACCCAACCACCCATTGATATTGGAGAGCTCATCGGCAAGTATGCCTTCGGTGATGTGAAAAAATAGTGGATCTTCGGCCGAAATCAGAAAGGGACGCCATGAAAAGAATGCTAATTGTAATTATTGCCAGCCTTTTTGTTGCGGTGCCGGTCTATGGCCAAACACCAGGGCCTGGCGAGACGGTGAAGGCGGATGTGACCAAAGTGCTCGACATTTTGCGGGATCCGGCGCTCAAGGGTGAGACAGCCAAAGAGATCAAGAAAAAGAAGCTTGAACAAGCTGCTGACCACATGTTTGATTACACTGCTCTTTCAAAGCTTACCCTGAGCAGGAATTGGAAAAAGCTCAATGCTGCCCAGCAGAAGGAATTCGTTGAGCTGTTTCGCCAGGTGCTCGAACAGGCTTATATGGACAAAATTCTGTCCTACTCCAACGAGAAGGTGGTCTTTGACAAAGCAAGAATGCTAACCGCCAGGAAAGCAGAAGTCCCCACCAGAGTCGTTACCAAATCGAACGAAATACCAATCACTTATAGAGTCTATCTCAAAGATGGCACCTGGAAAATATATGACGTGGTGGTTGAAGGTGTGAGCCTGGTGCAGAACTACCGCACCCAGTTCAAGCAGATACTCAGCAATAATCCCCCCGAGGAACTGCTCAAGCAGCTGCGGGAAAAAGTGGCTAAGAGTGCATGAACCTGTGACGAGCCACCTGTTACCTGGGGAGGTGAAACTCAAGTATAATCGCGGTACAGTCGCGGAGTTTAAGACTTGTAAGCAGACTTCAAGTTCTTACGGCAGGGTGGACAACAACTCCGGAGGAAGGAGTGAGGCTGTGAAGACAAAATTGCTTGTCGCTGTGACCGTGCTCATAGGTATCTTGCTCCTGGGTCCTCTTCGTTCCAGGGTGTATGCTTCTTCCATTTACGAAAGAGGGACCACTCTTGCTGCTCAGCAAAGCAGCAGCGAATCGGCCCCGGCTGACGCTGATGAAGAAGATCTCGATTTCCTGATGGAGGAAGAAGAAGTGCCTGTAACGATTGCCGACCCTATAGCGCCTTTCAACCGGGCCATGTATCACCTGAACGACAAG
The Deltaproteobacteria bacterium DNA segment above includes these coding regions:
- a CDS encoding ABC transporter substrate-binding protein, which encodes MKRMLIVIIASLFVAVPVYGQTPGPGETVKADVTKVLDILRDPALKGETAKEIKKKKLEQAADHMFDYTALSKLTLSRNWKKLNAAQQKEFVELFRQVLEQAYMDKILSYSNEKVVFDKARMLTARKAEVPTRVVTKSNEIPITYRVYLKDGTWKIYDVVVEGVSLVQNYRTQFKQILSNNPPEELLKQLREKVAKSA
- the mlaD gene encoding outer membrane lipid asymmetry maintenance protein MlaD; translation: MRKYAMETTVGIFVAIGLLCVAYMTVKLGDVELVGSNTYPLIAKFTSVSGLRVGSAVDMFGIQIGKVEKLALDQDDAMAVVELSIQKGIEIYDDAIAAIKTEGLIGDRYVGIDPGGAGELLKPGDAIAQTQPPIDIGELIGKYAFGDVKK